A stretch of Gammaproteobacteria bacterium DNA encodes these proteins:
- a CDS encoding FeoC-like transcriptional regulator, whose protein sequence is MLAEIKRYLKQRQTVSLYDLALRFDAEPEAMRGMLEVWLRKGRVRRLPVTGGSACASGCGGGCSTCAVAGPESEWYTWVGDAKPAGRVVWLRAESPSR, encoded by the coding sequence ATGCTGGCCGAGATCAAACGCTACCTGAAGCAACGCCAGACCGTCAGTCTCTATGACCTGGCGCTGCGCTTCGATGCCGAGCCCGAGGCCATGCGGGGCATGCTCGAGGTGTGGCTGCGCAAGGGGCGCGTCCGGCGCCTGCCGGTGACTGGCGGCAGCGCATGCGCCAGCGGATGCGGCGGTGGCTGTTCGACCTGCGCCGTGGCCGGTCCCGAGTCCGAATGGTATACCTGGGTCGGCGATGCGAAGCCGGCCGGGCGCGTGGTGTGGCTGCGCGCCGAATCGCCCTCTCGTTGA